TGCAGAGCTTTATGAGTCAAAAACAGCCTGGATACAAAGACCTTAACCTGGATTTAGGGAAATCCAATAGCACACGAAGGCTTCGCCATCACGGTTTTAGTGAAGGGGCTTTAAAATACCAGTTTGCTGACTGCTAATCTCACCCAGCCTCATTTGTGAAGAAATGGATGGCACATTAACGCCTGTGTGATTGAGTGAGGAACGGCTCCTTCTCCCTCAAGAGCATTACACAACAGCATCTGAGGGAACTGAGGGCATCCAGCGGCATCAGCCGAGGGCAAACTCTTTGGCTTGCCGCATGCATCCTGGAGAAGACCAGGGGAATCAGTACACATTAAGAGAAGCACGTTAATCATTGCCCAGCATATTTGATATAAACTGGAATTAGTGATCCAGCAGTTTGTGCACAATGTGGATCCCGAACAGTCTGGCTTCTTGTATAAATGGTGCCACAATAATGGTTTGCCAAGAGCTTTATCAATGTCAGGTTTTATCGATGTCAGGTTGAACTAAAGCCTGTGTTACAGGTAGGAAGACGGTGGGCTGCAGTTTCCACAATTGCTGCGGCTAagttaaataagccacggtgggttgcagCATGTGCTTGAATAGACTCTCtctcccccataatactagaacccaggatcatcccatgatgctgattggtgagagattcaagacagataaagttacgtgaccatatgaaaaggaggacagggttcctttatttttaacagttgcatagaaaaggggatttcagcaggtgtcatttgtatatatggagaacctggtgaaattccctcttcattacaatagttaaagctgcaggagctatactacagtgaccatatttaagagagggcagggctcctgcagctttaactgttgtgatgaagaggaaatttcaccaggttctccatatatacaaatgacatctgctaaaattcccttttcaatacaactcttaaagatacaggagccctgtcctcctttttatatggtcaccctagataaaggaaggacttcttcacgcagcacatagttaaactatggaattcgctaccacaagatgtagtgacggccaccaatttgtatggttTGAAAAggggggtagataaattcctgtggaagagaaggctatcaatgtctactagtcctaatggctataggCTACCTCCATTATGAAAGGCCATATGCctgtctacaccagttgctggggaacatgggtgggagtgtgcatAGGAAGCTGTTGGCCATTTTGTGAACCGAAAgctgaactaggtggacccttggcctgatcccacagggctcttatgttcttatgttcatcctCACCCAAGGGTTGGGAATCCTCTCTGAGCTCCGGTCATGTCAATATCTCAGCTCCCagtgtttcttttatttaaagtAATCAGAATAAAGTTATATGCATCTACAATACATCTACCATGCAGTTTGGTCCTCATAAATACGCACTTAGCAGTGGGACTCTTGGGAAACCCATTCTGTGATCCAGGATATTTTCACATGATCAAGCAAAGCATCTGCAAACACATTTTTCTGCTTTGTGCTGATGGTCGGTGGTGTAGTGCAGCATGGGCTCACAGGGAGACAGCacaagcacttttttaaaaaaaattagcggGGACTCTGGTATCATCTGCCACTCTTCTCAGAATTTCCGGTTCTCTCTGAACATACCTGTAATCCTTACAGGACATGGGGTAGAGGGTGGGAGGATAACATTTTgcaacaataatatattgttccctattgCATTATAAAGTATTTTGGGGtcgcttggtcttgaatggcaaTTAAGACCCAAAAGGTCTGGTCCTGGTGGTGATgcaaactgctagaactggcttgttgatatggatcaacaggGCTGCCTGACATTTTGAACGCTCCCTGGTGGTGTGGCAATGTGGCCTGTCACGAGGAGcccctgcacttcaaaactgaccACTGCACCATTGCTTCTTGTGGTTGTAATTGGCCAGCTCAGCTGGCTAACGTATCTACTGTTATACCCATATTGTTGTGCTATACACTCACTTAAATAGCCTTAGGCAAGGCATTCTCAATCATTTTTAGTTCCTTCCTTCCGCCCTGAAACATGGAGGCAATAATTCCAACTATTCTTAAAGGGTTACTGTTGGGATTACAAGAAGGTGCCTTGAAGTCTTAAATTGGTTGcgtaaatgctgctgctgctgatgtcagtggggcagaccTAAGGAGTTTTCAAACCAAGCCTGCTTTCTCACCCTCTTTAATAGGTGGGTCTCAGAATCTGCCCGGTGGCTGTTGGCCAAAGGGAAGCTCAAGCAAGCTCATAGAGAGTTACAACGCTGTGCTGTAATGAATGGGAGAAAGGAGTTTGCTACCAAGATAAACACTGAGGTGAGTCAAGGCATCAGGGTCTAGGAACAAAGCGATGGTCCTGATATGACATCCCCATGATGGGAGATGtgttgtattagggtgaccatttaagaacataagaagagccctgctggatcagaccaagggtccatctagtccagcattcggttcacacagtggccacccagccatcggccagggaccaataaagcaggacatggtgcaccttcccacccatattccccagcaactggtgcacacaggcgtactgcctcggatactggagatagcacacaaccatcagggctagtagccattgcgagccttctcctccaggaatttatccaacccccttttaaagccatccaaattgggggccatcactataccttgtagtagtgagttccgtaatttaactatgcactgtgtgaaaaagtacttccttttatttgtcctgaatctcccaacaatcagcttcatgggatgactctgggttcaagtattttgagaaatggagaaaagtatctccctatccacattctccacaccatgcataattctgtacacctctatcatgtctccccttagcctccccagccccttaatcattttagttgcctttttctgcactttttccagctctacaatatctttttttaggtgtggtgaccagaattgtacacagtattctaagtgtggtcgcaccatagatttgtagaaaggcagtacgatactggctgtttcattctcaattccttttcttataatgcctaacatggagtttgccttctttacagcggccacacactgggtggacatttggaaaggaggacagggctcctgtatctttaacagttgcgtagaaaagggaatttcagcaggtgtcgctggtatgcatgcagcacctgatgaaactccctcttcatcacaacagttaaaagtacaggagctattctagaatgaccagatacaaaagagggcagggctcctgcagctttaactattgtgatgaagagggaatttcaccaggtgctgcatgcatacaaatgacacctgctgaaatttccttttcaatgcaactgttaaagatacaggagccctgccctcctttccatatggtcaccctagttgtattcctatttaaagtCCAGTAATTATTTTAGAATTTCACATCGATGCATATTAatcagcacacacacattttaacgcaaatccatgccctcttttggggtgatgggaTTCCTCTTTTTTGCCAATCTATTAGTGGCCACCCTAAACTCCAGCTTTCTGTTCCTCAGATGTTGGGCAAGATGGCAGTGGCAGAGAAGTCCGATGGGAATTATTCCTACATCACCCTTTTCCGAACATCGATGCTGAGAAAGATCTCCTTTTGCATGGGAGCTGTGTGGTGAGACGCATCTCTCTTCTTTTCCCCACATTCATGGGCTTCCGGAGTCTGGGCTTCCTCTGCCCAGAGTTGTCAAACACCTTTTGGCCTGaaatggccaaattccattttggagaagctctttgggggggggggcatcatacCAACAGCGGGTGAAGCTAATGGCGAAAGGGGCGGGAGATAGTTTAGCTTGAAGTGCTCACTGTCAGTcattaagccttagaagaggcatttcaaccttttagggcgaggggggaaatagcacaaaagtcaggaaagcaCCAAGCAATCCTTggtcagggaaaaggggtggggctgaaggaatggcatgtggccatctagggaaaccccggagggccagattaagaccctgggcaggctggatttggctccaggatttgaggttctgcacctctgttcagtgccatctccaggttttggagggtcctCTGGCAAGACCTCCTCAAGGAGTCTAACTTCTCACTGCTATTGTCCCCAGTTGCTCTTGATCCTTATTTCTCCTCGTTGCTACCCCCTGCTTGTTTGATggtcagagagccagtgaggcAGGAGTCGGCcccggcatctcctgctcctccttctcactgcaaCTGAGTGAGGAGCAGGTGAATGAGCAGGTTgtaaaggtgaagaggaggaagaacttCAGTGGAATCTCAgcagtgggcccctgttggggtgTGGGCCGTGGGcacgtgcccaaccatgcctaccttgacGCTGCCCCTGATTTATCTCCCTGCCTTTCAGGTTTGGAGTGGCCTTTTCCTACTACGGCATGAGCATGAACATCACCGGCTTTGGCCTGGGAATGTACATGACCCAGTTTGTCTTTGGGATCATTGAGATTCCTGCCAAGTATATTGTGTTTGTCGTGGTGAATCGATTTGGACGAAGGCAGAGCCAGGCCTGGTCCCTCATCATAACAGGGCTATGTATAGGAGCTAACATTGTCATCCCAGCATGTAAGTagcttaattttattttgtatatctatattgtttttcctctttctgaAAGAACGGCATTATGAGCAAAGAAAATTAACTGCAAGTAAGCAGTTCATTCAATAGAAGGATATGAGGAGCTACtttacattggccctgttcagacaacacacgaagccacggtggttaagcattttgagctaaactttgggcctgttcagatgacacttcaggctctgtggttagtgaaactgtggttctctggggttagccctaatcacaagccgtgctgttgcacaaaacactttaaaccacggttagagcggctaaccctgctgcagacggtccgactgtgattagcgagtgagcagggtttagtaaaatgcattgcacaaggcACTTTAaagcctgctgcttaaccaaaagccttcaccagcagggtttaaggtgtcttctgaaaaggcccaTTATGGCATAGTGGGTCGTGAGAACCAtgacattggggctgttcacaagAAGCCTTAAAACCTGCTGGTCGACCAcagacccacaagcgggacacagtgcaacagcacccctcctCTCCGGAGAGTGGTGTGGCCCAGAGGGGGACAGGTAAGCAAAGGGGCATGGCAACATTGGCGACAGAAACCCAGAAACGAGAGGAaaggctcatttctggaatgggatagCTTAGTGGAGCTTCCTTTTGCAAGCTCTGCTGATCTTCCTTGTTCCAGAAATGACTGTTCCAGCTCATTTCTAATTGCTACACAACCCATGAGATACCCGTTTTGCTAGTGGTGAGTCCTGCTAGTAGGCAGGCAGAATTGGCTACtgcccattatttttattttggcaactgccagatataaaatataaaacttcaAGCTGTCACCACAGTCAAATACTAAGCACCACTGCATGTTATTTATCAAATAATGTCAGATAAAAGCCTGGGCATATCAATAACCAAACACTATCAGATGTCAGACAGTGCTGTACAGCCAAGAACTGTCAAATATGATCAAATATCGCCGATCAAATATTGAACTCAAATGTCACTGTATGTCACATACAGGTATCAAATATTTAGTGACTGTTCAGCAAATGTTCAGGGAATATACTTAGCATCAAAATTCCCTGAGGAGAATTTTGGGGAATGAATTTGCAGAATTCCAGAAATTGCTCACATTGATCATTTGAATTCAGTTAATTCAAATGACAATTAACATTAATGCCAATTTAACAAATCGGACATAAATATTCAATTTCTAGATCAGTATTTATTCAAGTCAGGTGTTTAAAAAATCTAGACATGTACAGCTATTAATATTTCAATATTTGTCCAAGTCGTTTCTTAATCAAATACGATGAATATTTGGAAAGAAGAATTTGGAAGGAAGGATTCATTCCACCTATGCTGGCAAGGACACCAACTTTATTGCACATCCTCGAATTTGTGTACCTTGTGAATCATTACTGAGCCAGATCAAAATAATGTTTGAGTGACTTAGgagagattttaaaagaaaaagccagACGTTTTCTGAGTCAATTCCCTTcctgccaagtttcatgccttgCTGCACATGATCCacatgagcagtggaggctggtggctctgatttaggtggggctgtgattccaatCTGACTTTCCGTCAGAACCAACCCAAATTGTAAAGGATCTATCTAAGGTGTTGAACCGTTTTGGGTCTAGGTTTGGTCTTcttggacagctgctttagagttctggctggttctgactgaaacccagaagggaatcacagccccaccgaaatgaGAGACACCAGTCACCAATACATATGAGCAAGATGTGTCAAgacatgttccccccacccccccagtggaAGCTATAGAATGGGCAAaactttttcctttccttctggagCTCACTATATGGCCAACTTCTGTTTGAAGTTACAAGGGCTCCCTGGCCTAGCAGGTACACATTCTACACTAGccctcccaaacctggtgccctccaaatattttggacttcaagtcccatcttCCTCATCCAGCAggaccaatggccaggaattggtgtagtccaaagcatccagaGGGCCCCAGGTTAGGGAAACCTGTTCTACACTGTAGCCAAACCCGTTTGCTAAATTGGATTCTGGGTGTGAAAAAGGATAGAAATAGGATTAAAGAATAAACAGACCCAACACCCAGTTCCTGAAGCTGCTCACCCAGCAATAATTATGTACTGGACTGGACTGCATGTGCAGCCCTGGCCAATGATTGACATTGATCAGTTTTGACGGTACAAAATCTTGGAGGTGAGAGGACTAACcctacaggacacggaataacgggctcaagttaaaggaagccagattccagctggacatcaggaaaaacttcctgactgttagagcagtgcgatggtggaaccagttacctagggaggttgtgggctctcccacactagaggcattcaagaggcagctggacaaccatctgtcagggatgctttagggtggattcctgcattgagcagggggttggactagatggccttgtaggccccttccaactctgctattctatgattctatgatacactcTATGTCCTTCTGAGTAAGTGATGAGTATAGGGGTCAAGTCACAGTTGCTGGGACAGGAGTCCTTATACTGGAATCTGTGCTTCCCAGGAACCTTTGTAACATCATAAGTGGTCTGGGCCACAACAGCACTGCAAAATATATTTTGGGCTGGccatgatgataatgatgttgatgatttattacattttatatacctccccatagccgaagctctctgggcagtttacaaagattaacagactgaacattaaaaatcaatatacaaaatttaaaaccataaaaacagctaaaatttaaaacaatttttaaatactCAGCCatgccaaagctagttctggagtcagttaaaactcaacatatgctgttaaatgactgggagaaaagaaaagtcttgacctggcgctgaaaatataacaatgttggcacctggcgggtctcactggggagatcattccataattggggggccaccacagaaatgaccctctcccttgttgccatcctccgagcttccctcggagtagggacgcggaggaggaccttagatgatgaccgtagtgtatggataggttcatgtcgggagaggtgttccgtcggGTTTTgtgtcccaagctgtgtaaggctttataggttaaaaccagcaccttgaatcaggcttggaaatgtacaggcagccaatgcaagcaggccagagttggtcttatatgttcgaacctacTGGTTCCTGTTACCAATATGGCCGCTGCGttttacacaagctgcagcttctgagctgtcttcaaaggcagccccacgtagagctccatcacacgtgggaaaacatactccctactgtcgcttctccactcctggtttcgttacttcctgtttcaaaacaggaagtaaacaacgagcacgaggcccattcagtaaGGTGCTTTAAtcccgctgtttctcctgcacacagcaggagagagcaacaccttccggttttaaaaatattttggactttctggGGGGgttcttgtggcacaaggaaggtgtgcgggaggcagacgatgtcatgtgagggacctgtgaaaaatctgtgagggcccagtaatgagtgtgcaataaaacacgcATCGGATGGAGCTTGTAGAGTGCATTGTACTGTTAACATTGGTACTGTTAACATTGGTTATACCTATTGTACATGCAGATGCTTTTACGGCACCCTGCTTATGTGTAGCGATGTGTGGATTGGGAACCAGCCGCTTTCCCTGTGGTGCAGCTGGTTGgggacaatgggaattgtagtccaattaCATCTGGGAGAaccaaggttgggaaagacttGCAGGCTGTTTCACTCTCCCAAGTATGCCCTGTTTCTCCTCCCAGCACTGGGGACGATGCGCTCGGTGGTTGCGATCATGGGCAAAGGATTCTCTGAAGCGGCTTTCACCATGGTCTTCTTGTACACCTCAGAGCTCTACCCCACCGTCCTCAGGTAAGAGGGAGATCCCTTTGAGCTGATAAATAACTGAGCTGGTAATAAAAGGCAGCTTGTAACTCGCCATGTGGAACGGTGGGCGGAGTTGACTAACCCAACCAGCAGGGTTTTTCTTATGTTTGTTCTAGCTCCTAGCCCccgcttccccaacctggtgccctaaagATGtgtttgctggctgggaattattggagttgcagaccaaaacatctggggagcaccaggttggggtacaCTATTCTAGCCTGTGCTACTCCCAAATAAATACATTCTACGAATTtgcttttctacaacatttaCCAAAACGTAGGACTGCAGTGCTGAATGGACTGGCCAGCTAGATTCAAGCCACCtaaagtgccattttcttggtggacaggtggggtacaaatcaaataaataaataatgttgataATTATTGATGAATCAATTAGAACCCCTTTTGATTCCAAGTGATTACTTTTACTCCTATATAAGCTTAATTGcgacatgagaacataagaagagccctgctggatcagaccaagggtccatctagtccagcactctgttcactcaatggccaaccagccatcggccagggatgaacaagcaggacatggtgcaacagcaccctcccatccatgttccccagcaactggtgcacacagatactgcctcagatactggaggtagcacatagccatcagggctagtagccatggatcgccttcgcctccaggaatttatccaaccgccttttaaagccatccaaattggtgcccatcaccacatcttgaggtagtgagttccataatttaaccgtGCGCTGTTAGTTATACATTACTAAATCAATGATTCAACTAACATTACTTTATTCGGGTGATGGCTctgttaaaaattaaaacaatttagtacaCTATAATGATAAAATCGTCAATAATATCAATTTGGAGGCAGCGAGCCTTTCCATATGAgattctggggaacatgagctggagggtgctgttctgctcacatcctgcttgtcAGCTTCCCATGGCACCGAACTGGCCACAGTGGGAACACAACACTGTCCTAGGTAGGCCCTGCCCACTCTGTCGCTGCTACCCACTCTGCAGGTCTCCTCAGAGTGAGCCTAGACTGCAGGAAATATCCAGGgacacccctcctcccacaatACCTGACTCTAAAGAAcgacccctcagagccaggcacttGGGTGTGGCCGCCACCTCTCTGAAGAGCTGAGCTAGCAACTTTTCAGGCCAACACGGATTTTCAGAGAGCTCAGCCATCCTGCAGGGCAGGCGGTGGCAGAGGCAATGTGGAAGATAGAGGGGGGAGTGTAGGATGGCAAGATGGAGACAGATGTGGTGggcaagggggaaggaggaggggagccgTGGCTATGGTGCCTGGCGGCACTGCGTGTGCTTTTCCGCCTCAGGCAGTGGGAGTGTTTGTGCCGGCACTGCAAGACCTCCTTTGAACACCTCTTTGCCTTGTTTCTAGACAGAATGGGCAGGGATACTGCGCCTTCATGGGACGTCTAGGTGGATCGGTGGCTCCTCTCATCTTTCTCCTGGACAGCGTGTGGAAGCCTCTGCCCCAAGTGACGTACTGTGTCATGGCAGTTCTTTGCGGCTCAACAGCCTTCTTCCTTCCCGAGACGTTAGCTGCCCAGCTTCCGGAGACCATAGAGGATGTGGAAAAGCAAAGGTGAGACCAGGtgggagagctcctttagggttcagactggttctgactgaaacccggagtggattcattgccccactgacaacggagccaccagccttaaCTTAGTACAGTTAATGAAAAGGGAAGTTGGCTCAGGGTAAACTTCAGtataaattaaatagaaacaGGTCTCACCATAGAGGGGAAGACGGTGACCAGAATAATTATGTATCTGCTCAGTTGGGGTGCTAACGGCTGACGGGCAACTTCAAGCCCCCTAATTTCCCTTCTGATGGTTTCCCCGCCCCCATTTTAAACCAGACTTTCAGTAGGCTGCCCTTTAAatacaggacaccttcaaatagagtacAGTAGTAGGactcctgggggggatctacactactgctttaaagcgctttaaagcgctttataacagttttgacaactgttggggcccaggacacactgcatatacagttttcaaaatgttttcaaagtgctttaaagcgctttaaaaacagtagtgtagatacccCCCTGGCCATCCTATTTTAGATTCTGAATTTAGTGGCCTTATGAGGGTTCCGTGCTCTTGGAAAAATAATGGTGGGAATCCCCTGCTATTTAATTTGCCTTCAGTCCATTTCCCATGGCGGGAAGCGCCCACAGTCTTTCCCTCTGCTCTTTCACTGCAGCTCAAAAAGCAAGAAACGGCTGCGTGGAGATGTGGCAGAAGTCGTTCCTCTGCAGTCGTTACAGAAGGGACCTGCTGAGTGATGGATGCTGCTGGCTACGGGGGTGGAGGAGCAGGGgctgcagaagggaggggggatcagGGAGCATGTAGGGCCGGCTGAGCACAAGCTCAGATCTTGTTCCACATTAAAGTGAACAGCGCACGCAGCCTCCCCTGGCCTCATTCCTCAGCTTGGTTGGTGGGACTCCTGACTTCTGGACCAGGTGCCTTGCAATAGAAGGCATTTGTGGCCCAACAACAGCGCCAGTGGTTGCAAGCAATGCTCAGTAGCGGCATTCCCTCGCAGGTGTTCGATGAGCTCAGTCACAcagtaaacaaaaagaaaaaagcacagcGCATCATCTATTGCACAGCACGAGGCATTCGGGGTTTCAAATGCAGGCAAGGAAGTCGTCGAGTTGGTTTTCTGTCTTCTAAATCATTGCACACATTAAAATCGTATTTGAAAGTACAAGCAACAGCCTAGACGTTACCCATGCAATACAGAAATATAACTCATTTACTCATATTTTACAAGTCAATTAATTTTTCATGGTTCTCAGTGAACTAGGCAGGATAAGGCCCGATTTTTCTACACAATACAATATCTGTACTATGACCTTATCCACGAAAGTTCTAAACTATGAAATTATCATAAAAACACATAGCCTTTAAATTAAACTGGTCCCAATAGATAAGGATCAATTCTCAGCCATTTCACCTACTCAAAACTGGATGCTTTGGTTTGGTTGATGCAAAATTATTTTGTGGGGGAAGGGAATttgagtggctgccattttgtttccctcAGAAACATCCCCCTGCAGTTTGCACCTCCCTATCCCATgacactgggtttttttttttaaattacattttttaaaaaggcatctggaGCAGCTATGGAGTACCCAGAATGTCAAAACTCACATGTTTGCAAGCTAATGGTGGTGATCATTTGGGTGTTCCATAGTAGCTACGAAGCTTTTTGAAttttgggaaattcaaaatggctgctgtcctAAATAACTGTCTCCTCTGAAACTCACAGGGAGCTGCCATTAAAGTGAACATTAGATGAATATAGGAAAAACACATTTTAGGGAGTGAGCAGACTATTTCTCCAGCAGCTCATTTTATTCAAGGGGATTCAGTGTGAAATAAATACCACTCCAAAGTAAGGGCAAAGATTCAAGGAGActtgttaaaaatataaagtcaCATGCAACCCTATTTGTAAACATCCGTTACTGGCtatacacatatgcacacacatttggATTCCTTCACTTGGCCAAGTAAGTGCGCTGAAAAATCAGCAAAATGATTCGGAGAAATAAAGTTGGGAGAGGAACATTTCACGAAAATGTTTCTCCTACGACAGTTTTATGAATGTTTTGTTGAATCACTGTTTCTTCCCAGccctacttta
This sequence is a window from Elgaria multicarinata webbii isolate HBS135686 ecotype San Diego chromosome 4, rElgMul1.1.pri, whole genome shotgun sequence. Protein-coding genes within it:
- the LOC134398139 gene encoding solute carrier family 22 member 7-like, translated to MNFEGLLREAGGFGKFQVLTLLLLCLSRIFLPLHFLLHNFLAAIPPHHCAIPHQDQFANLTEEEVLLISIPRDLEDAFSSCEMFSEPQFHLLLNSTQESPNATSVQRCQHGWVYDQSQFTATIATQWDLVCEQRGMNQATATFFFIGVMLGAVTFGYLSDRFGRKRMLLVSYVCTLIFGIMSSASVTYTMLVVTRTLTGMAICGLSLIVVPLGMEWVDIQHRTVSGIMTSVFWSLGNMLLALIAYLVRDWRWLLLAVTLPCAVGVVSMWWVSESARWLLAKGKLKQAHRELQRCAVMNGRKEFATKINTEMLGKMAVAEKSDGNYSYITLFRTSMLRKISFCMGAVWFGVAFSYYGMSMNITGFGLGMYMTQFVFGIIEIPAKYIVFVVVNRFGRRQSQAWSLIITGLCIGANIVIPASLGTMRSVVAIMGKGFSEAAFTMVFLYTSELYPTVLRQNGQGYCAFMGRLGGSVAPLIFLLDSVWKPLPQVTYCVMAVLCGSTAFFLPETLAAQLPETIEDVEKQSSKSKKRLRGDVAEVVPLQSLQKGPAE